One Gemmatimonadota bacterium DNA window includes the following coding sequences:
- a CDS encoding GntR family transcriptional regulator: MHLDQLLARLPRRRKLATHELVAEVLREAITSGHLRANEALPQDEIAAQLEVSHIPVREALRQLQSEGLVTYQPNRGATVSALTPAEIRELYEIRGILETAAVRRAAPLLTPAQLDQAAQVLGAAEAAGDGAAWGSHDVDFHQRIYGLEDRPRMQELIDGVLRRVDRYWLIHGLMLTHRARFEREHREILAALRARDGERAGALLAAHLAGAADLLVEAVEREQAAPTASGSGD, encoded by the coding sequence GTGCACCTCGACCAGCTCCTCGCCCGCCTGCCCCGTCGCCGCAAGCTCGCCACGCACGAGCTGGTGGCCGAGGTGCTGCGCGAGGCGATCACCAGCGGCCACCTCCGGGCCAACGAGGCCCTCCCGCAGGACGAGATCGCGGCGCAACTTGAGGTGAGCCACATCCCGGTGCGCGAGGCGTTGCGGCAGCTGCAGTCCGAGGGGCTGGTGACCTACCAGCCCAACCGCGGTGCCACGGTCAGCGCGCTCACCCCGGCCGAGATCCGCGAGCTCTACGAGATCCGCGGCATCCTCGAAACCGCCGCCGTGCGCCGGGCGGCGCCGCTGCTCACGCCCGCGCAGCTGGACCAGGCCGCGCAGGTCCTCGGGGCGGCGGAGGCGGCCGGGGACGGCGCCGCGTGGGGGTCGCACGACGTCGACTTTCACCAGCGCATCTACGGCCTCGAGGACCGGCCCCGGATGCAGGAGCTGATCGACGGCGTGCTGCGCCGGGTCGATCGCTACTGGCTCATCCACGGCCTGATGCTCACCCACCGGGCCCGGTTCGAGCGGGAGCATCGCGAGATCCTCGCCGCGCTGCGGGCCCGCGACGGCGAGCGCGCCGGGGCGCTGCTGGCCGCGCACCTGGCCGGGGCGGCGGACCTGCTGGTCGAGGCGGTGGAGCGGGAACAGGCGGCGCCAACGGCATCCGGATCGGGAGACTAG
- a CDS encoding lysine 2,3-aminomutase translates to MKAGQPIPYPPRREYVEPDWTRIPGYRGVRREDWESATWQRKHTVKNLRELKDALGALLPDDLAQSIATDMEQRATMSMLIPPQMLNTMNVADLWADPVRRYMAPALADRLTEWANHPKASRDSLHEHDMWVAEGLTHRYPTKVLAELLATCPQYCGHCTRMDLVGNDVPQVEKLKFVTPQKDRHQQMLDYLRKTPSVRDVVVSGGDIANLHITQLEPFVSALLDIENIRDIRLASKGLVGLPQHYLQDSVLAGLERLARKAFDRGVDLALHTHANNAQQVTPLVGRATKKLLEIGFRDVRNQGVLLRGVNATTQDLLDLCFMLLDHAKIMPYYFYMCDMIPNSEHWRVAVWEAQRLQHDMMGYLPGFATPRIVCDVPFVGKRWVHQLAGYDRDKGISYWTKNYLTSIEWGNHAALSQQYEYYDPIHTLPESGQAWWRAHQAEQARRHDATHAVHA, encoded by the coding sequence ATGAAGGCCGGCCAGCCCATCCCGTATCCGCCGCGTCGCGAGTACGTGGAGCCGGACTGGACCCGCATCCCCGGCTACCGGGGGGTGCGCCGGGAGGACTGGGAGAGCGCCACCTGGCAGCGCAAGCACACGGTGAAGAACCTGCGCGAGCTCAAGGACGCGCTGGGCGCGCTGCTGCCCGATGACCTGGCGCAGAGCATCGCCACGGATATGGAGCAGCGGGCCACCATGTCCATGCTGATCCCGCCGCAGATGCTCAACACCATGAACGTGGCGGACCTGTGGGCCGACCCGGTGCGCCGCTACATGGCGCCGGCGCTGGCCGACCGGCTCACCGAGTGGGCCAACCATCCCAAGGCCTCGCGCGACAGCCTGCACGAGCACGACATGTGGGTGGCGGAGGGGCTGACCCACCGCTATCCCACCAAGGTGCTGGCGGAGCTGCTGGCCACCTGCCCGCAGTACTGCGGGCACTGCACCCGCATGGACCTGGTGGGCAACGACGTCCCCCAGGTGGAGAAGCTCAAGTTCGTCACCCCGCAGAAGGACCGGCACCAGCAGATGCTGGACTACCTGCGGAAGACGCCGAGCGTGCGGGACGTCGTGGTGTCGGGGGGCGACATCGCCAACCTGCACATCACCCAGCTCGAGCCGTTCGTCTCGGCGCTGCTCGACATCGAGAACATCCGCGACATCCGCCTGGCCTCGAAGGGGCTGGTGGGGCTGCCGCAGCACTACCTGCAGGACAGCGTGCTCGCGGGGCTGGAGCGCCTGGCCAGGAAGGCCTTCGACCGGGGCGTGGACCTGGCGCTGCACACCCACGCCAACAACGCCCAGCAGGTGACGCCGCTGGTGGGCCGGGCCACCAAGAAGCTGCTGGAGATCGGCTTCCGTGACGTGCGCAACCAGGGCGTGCTGCTCCGGGGGGTCAACGCCACCACCCAGGACCTGCTCGACCTCTGCTTCATGCTGCTCGATCACGCCAAGATCATGCCCTACTACTTCTACATGTGCGACATGATCCCCAACAGCGAGCACTGGCGGGTGGCGGTGTGGGAGGCCCAGCGGCTGCAGCACGACATGATGGGCTACCTGCCCGGCTTCGCTACGCCGCGCATCGTGTGCGACGTGCCCTTCGTCGGCAAGCGCTGGGTGCACCAGCTGGCCGGCTACGACCGCGACAAGGGCATCAGCTACTGGACCAAGAACTACCTCACCAGCATCGAGTGGGGCAACCACGCGGCGCTGTCCCAGCAGTACGAGTACTACGACCCGATCCATACCCTGCCCGAGTCGGGGCAGGCCTGGTGGCGGGCGCACCAGGCCGAGCAGGCCCGGCGCCACGACGCCACGCACGCGGTGCACGCCTAA
- a CDS encoding CoA transferase subunit A, with protein MHSKVVSMHDAIAAQVRDGDTVVIEGFTHLICFAAGHEIIRQRRKDLTIARLTPDLIYDQLIAAGCARKLVFSWAGNPGAGSLHAFRRAIEKGTPALEIEEYSHFGMVARMSAGAARLPFWTMRNYMGTDLPVVNPRIRTVTCPYTGEVLATVPALNPDVTVIHAQRADANGNAQVWGLLGVQKEAAFASERVIVVVEELVDESVIRADPNRTLIPGMIVDAVVVEPWGCHPSYAQGYYDRDNDFYVAWEDISRDPAKLQGYLDQWVHGVKDRAEYMARQPELRSRLTAKDHYCEGVNYGF; from the coding sequence ATGCATTCGAAGGTCGTATCCATGCACGACGCCATCGCCGCCCAGGTGCGCGACGGCGACACGGTGGTGATCGAGGGCTTCACCCACCTCATCTGCTTCGCCGCCGGGCACGAGATCATCCGCCAGCGGCGGAAGGACCTCACCATCGCCCGGCTCACCCCCGACCTGATCTACGACCAGCTCATCGCCGCCGGCTGCGCCCGGAAGCTGGTCTTCTCCTGGGCGGGGAATCCCGGCGCCGGCTCGCTGCACGCCTTCCGCCGCGCGATCGAGAAGGGCACCCCGGCGCTCGAGATCGAGGAGTACAGCCACTTCGGCATGGTGGCGCGGATGTCGGCGGGCGCGGCGCGGCTCCCCTTCTGGACCATGCGCAACTACATGGGCACCGACCTCCCGGTGGTGAACCCGCGCATCCGCACCGTGACCTGCCCCTACACCGGCGAGGTGCTGGCCACCGTCCCCGCCCTCAACCCCGACGTCACCGTGATCCACGCCCAGCGGGCCGACGCCAACGGCAACGCCCAGGTCTGGGGGCTGCTCGGCGTACAGAAGGAGGCGGCCTTCGCCTCCGAGCGCGTGATCGTGGTCGTGGAGGAGCTGGTGGATGAGTCGGTGATCCGCGCCGATCCCAACCGCACCCTGATCCCCGGCATGATCGTCGACGCGGTCGTGGTGGAGCCCTGGGGCTGCCACCCGAGCTACGCCCAGGGCTACTACGACCGGGACAACGACTTCTACGTGGCCTGGGAGGACATCTCCCGCGACCCCGCGAAGCTGCAGGGCTACCTCGACCAGTGGGTGCACGGCGTGAAGGACCGCGCCGAGTACATGGCCCGCCAGCCGGAGCTGCGGTCCCGGCTCACCGCCAAGGACCACTACTGCGAGGGCGTGAACTATGGCTTCTGA
- a CDS encoding CoA-transferase subunit beta — protein sequence MAAVAARELQDGEVTFVGIGLPNLACNLARALQAPDLVLIYESGAVGAVPERLPVSIGDPSLVTGSLMVCSMADVFQLFLQNGKIEVGFLGGAQVDRFGNINTTVIGGYDKPKVRLPGSGGAAEIAVHAQRVLIISRLNPRAFPAELDFLTSPGQRCKGRTRQELGMPGAGPVKVITDKGILENDPVTGEMVLTAIYPGVTVEDVKANVGWPLQVRATLPLVAPPTALELRLLREVLDPRKLFLG from the coding sequence ATGGCCGCGGTCGCCGCCCGGGAGCTCCAGGACGGCGAGGTGACCTTCGTGGGGATCGGGCTCCCCAACCTGGCCTGCAACCTGGCCCGCGCGCTGCAGGCGCCGGACCTGGTGCTGATCTACGAGTCGGGCGCGGTGGGCGCGGTGCCGGAGCGGCTCCCCGTCTCGATCGGCGACCCCTCGCTGGTGACCGGCTCGCTCATGGTCTGCTCCATGGCCGACGTCTTCCAGCTCTTCCTGCAGAACGGCAAGATCGAGGTGGGCTTCCTGGGCGGCGCGCAGGTGGACCGCTTCGGCAACATCAACACCACCGTCATCGGCGGCTACGACAAGCCCAAGGTCCGGCTCCCCGGCTCCGGCGGCGCCGCGGAGATTGCGGTGCACGCCCAGCGGGTGCTGATCATCAGCCGGCTCAACCCCCGCGCCTTCCCGGCGGAGCTCGACTTCCTGACCAGCCCGGGCCAGCGCTGCAAGGGCAGGACCCGCCAGGAGCTGGGGATGCCCGGCGCCGGCCCGGTGAAGGTGATCACCGACAAGGGGATCCTCGAGAATGACCCCGTCACCGGCGAGATGGTGCTCACCGCCATCTACCCGGGGGTCACGGTGGAGGACGTGAAGGCCAACGTCGGCTGGCCGCTCCAGGTGCGCGCCACGCTCCCGCTGGTGGCGCCGCCCACCGCCCTGGAGCTGCGGCTCCTGCGCGAGGTCCTCGATCCCAGGAAGCTGTTCCTTGGCTGA
- a CDS encoding tRNA-binding protein, which translates to MSEPISWADFERVELRVGTVVAVEEFPEARKPAWKLTVDFGPGIGTRRSSAQIMVHYTRDDLLGRQVLAVLNFPPKQVGPFRSEVLVTGFADEAGAIVLARPERPVPNGARLI; encoded by the coding sequence GTGAGTGAGCCGATCAGCTGGGCGGACTTCGAGCGGGTGGAGCTCCGGGTCGGCACCGTGGTGGCGGTCGAGGAGTTCCCGGAGGCCCGCAAGCCGGCCTGGAAGCTGACGGTGGACTTCGGCCCCGGGATCGGCACCCGGCGATCCAGCGCGCAGATCATGGTGCACTATACCCGGGACGACCTGCTGGGCCGCCAGGTGCTGGCGGTCCTCAACTTCCCGCCCAAGCAGGTCGGGCCGTTCCGCTCCGAGGTGCTGGTCACCGGCTTCGCCGACGAGGCGGGCGCCATCGTGCTGGCCCGCCCGGAGCGGCCGGTGCCGAACGGCGCGAGGCTCATCTAG
- a CDS encoding aldehyde dehydrogenase family protein — protein sequence MTATAPQQKITYTSSNVDMEAFHRAYDAALAEVRAQAGKRYPLYIGGQPVEVPGREPITDVSPIDTGFILGRFACAGPEQVDQAVRSAHAAQKGWAALPWRERVRILRRAAEIIRERKFLLSAIMSYEVGKNRFEAMGDTEESADLIDYYCQQVEDHDGFTREMAKMTPIERNTETLRPYGVFACIAPFNFPLALSTGMSSAALMSGNTVVYKPAEDTPWTGLKLYEAYRDAGVPAGAFNFVTGHGREMGDAMWQHPLTAGVVFTGSKPVGMKIFHGLSERWVKPCLMELGGKNATIVMDTADVDAAAEGAMKSAFGLQNQKCSATSRVYVHQKVYAAFVQKIVEKTKAITMGDVTKRDVWFGPVINEKAVQRWEKAVAQAGREGKVLLGGTRLRGEVFDKGHFVAPTIAELPLESTLFLEELFAPFLAIAPVASFDQALAESNKVEFGLTAGLFSRKQEEIDRFFDEVEAGVCYVNKRSGATTGAWPGAQAFCGWKGSGGSGKGGCGPWYVQQFMREQSRTVVEG from the coding sequence ATGACCGCCACCGCCCCGCAGCAGAAGATCACCTATACCTCCAGCAACGTCGACATGGAGGCGTTCCACCGCGCCTACGACGCGGCCCTCGCCGAGGTGCGCGCCCAGGCCGGGAAGCGCTATCCGCTCTACATCGGCGGCCAGCCGGTGGAGGTGCCCGGACGGGAGCCGATCACCGACGTCTCTCCCATTGACACCGGGTTCATCCTGGGCCGCTTTGCCTGCGCCGGGCCCGAACAGGTGGACCAGGCGGTGCGCTCGGCCCACGCCGCGCAGAAGGGGTGGGCGGCGCTGCCATGGCGGGAGCGGGTGCGGATCCTGCGCCGGGCGGCGGAGATCATCCGGGAGCGGAAGTTCCTGCTCAGCGCCATCATGAGCTACGAGGTGGGCAAGAACCGCTTCGAGGCCATGGGCGACACCGAGGAATCGGCCGACCTGATCGACTATTACTGCCAGCAGGTCGAGGACCACGACGGCTTCACCCGCGAGATGGCGAAGATGACGCCGATCGAGCGGAACACCGAGACGCTGCGGCCCTACGGCGTCTTTGCCTGCATCGCGCCGTTCAACTTTCCGCTGGCGCTCTCCACGGGGATGTCGTCGGCCGCGCTGATGTCGGGGAACACGGTGGTCTACAAGCCGGCCGAGGATACGCCGTGGACCGGCCTCAAGCTGTACGAGGCGTACCGCGACGCCGGGGTCCCGGCCGGGGCGTTCAACTTCGTCACCGGCCACGGCCGCGAGATGGGCGACGCGATGTGGCAGCACCCGCTGACGGCGGGCGTGGTCTTCACCGGCTCCAAGCCGGTGGGGATGAAGATCTTCCACGGCCTCTCCGAGCGCTGGGTGAAGCCCTGCCTCATGGAACTCGGCGGCAAGAACGCCACCATCGTCATGGACACCGCGGACGTGGACGCCGCCGCCGAGGGGGCCATGAAGTCGGCCTTCGGGCTGCAGAACCAGAAGTGCAGCGCCACCAGCCGGGTGTACGTGCACCAGAAGGTCTACGCCGCGTTCGTGCAGAAAATCGTCGAGAAGACCAAGGCCATCACCATGGGTGATGTCACGAAGCGTGACGTCTGGTTCGGCCCGGTGATCAACGAGAAGGCGGTGCAGCGCTGGGAGAAGGCCGTGGCCCAGGCGGGGCGGGAGGGGAAGGTGCTGTTGGGCGGCACCCGGCTCCGGGGCGAGGTGTTCGACAAGGGCCACTTCGTGGCGCCGACGATCGCCGAGCTGCCGCTCGAGAGCACCCTGTTCCTCGAGGAGCTGTTCGCGCCGTTCCTGGCCATCGCCCCGGTGGCGAGCTTCGACCAGGCCCTCGCCGAGAGCAACAAGGTGGAGTTCGGCCTCACCGCCGGACTCTTCTCGAGGAAGCAGGAGGAGATCGACCGCTTCTTCGACGAGGTGGAGGCGGGGGTCTGCTACGTGAACAAGCGCAGCGGCGCCACCACCGGCGCCTGGCCGGGGGCGCAGGCCTTCTGCGGCTGGAAGGGGAGCGGTGGCAGCGGCAAGGGCGGCTGCGGGCCGTGGTACGTGCAGCAGTTCATGCGGGAGCAGAGCCGGACGGTGGTCGAGGGCTGA
- a CDS encoding aminotransferase class III-fold pyridoxal phosphate-dependent enzyme, with protein MPAYQYPDSHVFYRKLTRRFPLITHGEGCWLVDADGRRYLDGSGGAFVANLGHGVKEIGEAMAAQAAKVAYLNGTAFTNEPVEALADELARLLPGDLDKLYFLGSGSEAVEAALKLARQYWVETGQPSKHKVIALFPAYHGNTLLALSASAREHYKTYYREWLVDIHRIPAPYAYRCECGGSAMGGAVAPGARARPPEGGSVAARWLGGAGSCPVCSGAALEAAIQELGAENVAAFIAEPVGGSSTGHSVPEPGYFKRVREICDRHQVLFIADEVLVGAGRTGTWSAIDQYGVVPDIMTFGKGITGGYAPLSAVAAPRRLLDPIARGSGALLHAQTFSHHPVLAAAGLAAVRYINRHGLVERCRRMGEVFHRKLAPLRELPHVGDIRGRGLLAGIEFVQDKGSRAPFPRKQKFAETFSEQALAAGLMTWANMGQADGVNGDLSCLAPPFVIEEAEIDELVRRFTTALEQTISRIKA; from the coding sequence ATGCCCGCCTACCAGTACCCCGACTCGCACGTCTTCTACCGCAAGCTGACCCGGCGGTTTCCGCTCATCACCCACGGGGAGGGCTGCTGGCTCGTCGATGCCGACGGCCGCCGCTACCTCGATGGCTCGGGCGGCGCCTTCGTGGCCAACCTGGGCCACGGGGTGAAGGAGATCGGCGAGGCGATGGCGGCGCAGGCGGCGAAGGTGGCCTACCTCAACGGCACCGCCTTCACCAACGAGCCGGTGGAGGCCCTGGCCGACGAGCTGGCCCGGCTCCTCCCCGGCGACCTCGACAAGCTGTACTTCCTGGGCAGCGGGTCGGAGGCGGTGGAAGCGGCGCTCAAGCTGGCGCGGCAGTACTGGGTGGAGACCGGCCAGCCTTCCAAGCACAAGGTCATCGCCCTCTTCCCGGCCTACCACGGCAACACCCTGCTGGCGCTCTCCGCCTCCGCCCGGGAGCACTACAAGACGTACTATCGCGAGTGGCTGGTGGATATCCACCGGATCCCCGCTCCCTATGCCTACCGCTGTGAATGCGGCGGCTCGGCCATGGGGGGCGCCGTCGCCCCCGGGGCGCGCGCCCGCCCGCCCGAGGGCGGCTCGGTCGCCGCCCGCTGGCTCGGCGGCGCGGGCAGCTGCCCGGTCTGCTCCGGCGCGGCGCTCGAGGCCGCGATCCAGGAACTCGGCGCCGAGAACGTCGCGGCGTTCATCGCCGAGCCGGTGGGCGGCAGCAGCACCGGCCACTCGGTGCCCGAGCCGGGGTACTTCAAGCGGGTGCGGGAGATCTGCGACCGGCACCAGGTGCTGTTCATCGCGGATGAGGTCCTGGTCGGCGCCGGCCGCACCGGCACCTGGTCGGCTATCGACCAGTACGGCGTGGTCCCCGACATCATGACCTTCGGCAAGGGCATCACCGGTGGCTACGCCCCGCTCTCCGCGGTGGCCGCGCCCCGCCGGCTGCTCGATCCGATCGCGAGGGGGTCGGGCGCGCTGCTCCACGCCCAGACCTTCAGCCATCACCCGGTGCTCGCCGCCGCGGGGCTCGCCGCGGTCCGGTACATCAACCGGCACGGGCTGGTGGAGCGCTGCCGCCGGATGGGCGAGGTGTTCCACCGCAAGCTCGCTCCGCTGCGCGAGCTGCCCCACGTGGGCGACATCCGCGGGCGCGGGCTCCTGGCCGGCATCGAGTTCGTGCAGGACAAGGGGAGCCGCGCCCCGTTCCCGCGGAAGCAGAAGTTCGCCGAGACCTTCAGCGAGCAGGCGCTCGCCGCGGGGCTCATGACCTGGGCCAACATGGGCCAGGCCGACGGCGTCAATGGCGACCTCTCCTGCCTGGCGCCGCCGTTCGTGATCGAGGAAGCCGAGATCGACGAGCTGGTGCGGCGCTTCACCACCGCGCTGGAGCAGACGATCAGCAGGATCAAGGCCTAG
- a CDS encoding acetyl ornithine aminotransferase family protein encodes MTQRDYPRILTPPPGPKGKAIIDRDAAWTSTSYIKEYPLVIGGGQGAMVEDVDGNRYIDYMAGIAVSATGYNHPAVVHAIKAQADRFLHICGTDFYFEGFARLAERLARLAPGTSRKRTFLSNSGTEAIEGAIKLARYHTRRPALVSFQGSFHGRSYGALSLTSSKARQHKHFGPMLPEVYHVPYANPYRSADPIDHSLSALHDLFTRQVDPTDVAAIFVEPIQGEGGYVIPPLGFLQALRELCDQHGILLVADEVQSGVGRTGKMWACDWEGVEPDILVSAKGLGSGMPIGAFVARESVMTWEPGAHGSTYGGSPTAVAAALATLEIVEGMLPHVQEMGARMLAHGQRLQETYAVIGDVRGRGLMMGVEFVKDRVTKEPYHEIIDRITERAFHKGLLLLGCGKSTFRLAPPLVLDAYDVDTGMGILEACLKEED; translated from the coding sequence ATGACCCAGCGTGACTACCCCCGGATCCTCACCCCGCCGCCGGGCCCCAAGGGCAAGGCGATCATCGACCGCGACGCGGCCTGGACCTCGACCTCCTACATCAAGGAGTATCCGCTGGTCATCGGCGGCGGCCAGGGCGCCATGGTCGAGGACGTGGACGGGAACCGCTACATCGACTACATGGCGGGCATCGCGGTGTCGGCCACGGGGTACAACCACCCCGCGGTGGTACACGCCATCAAGGCCCAGGCCGACAGGTTCCTGCACATCTGCGGCACCGACTTCTACTTCGAGGGCTTTGCCCGGCTGGCCGAGCGGCTGGCGCGGCTGGCCCCCGGCACCAGCCGCAAGCGGACCTTCCTGTCCAACTCGGGCACCGAGGCCATCGAGGGCGCCATCAAGCTGGCACGCTACCACACCCGGCGGCCGGCGCTGGTCTCGTTCCAGGGGTCGTTCCACGGCCGCAGCTACGGCGCGCTCAGCCTGACCTCCAGCAAGGCCCGCCAGCACAAGCACTTCGGCCCGATGCTGCCGGAGGTCTACCACGTGCCCTACGCCAACCCGTACCGCTCCGCGGACCCGATCGATCACTCCCTCTCCGCGCTGCACGACCTCTTCACCCGGCAGGTGGACCCGACCGACGTGGCCGCCATCTTCGTGGAGCCGATCCAGGGCGAGGGCGGTTACGTGATCCCGCCGCTGGGCTTCCTGCAGGCGCTGCGCGAGCTGTGTGACCAGCACGGCATCCTGCTCGTGGCCGACGAGGTGCAGAGCGGCGTGGGCCGGACCGGGAAGATGTGGGCCTGTGACTGGGAGGGCGTCGAGCCGGACATCCTGGTGAGCGCCAAGGGGCTGGGGAGCGGCATGCCGATCGGCGCGTTCGTGGCCCGGGAGTCAGTCATGACCTGGGAGCCCGGGGCACACGGCTCCACCTACGGCGGCAGCCCCACGGCGGTCGCCGCGGCGCTCGCCACCCTCGAGATCGTCGAAGGGATGCTGCCCCACGTGCAGGAGATGGGGGCCCGGATGCTGGCGCACGGCCAGCGGCTGCAGGAGACCTACGCCGTGATCGGCGACGTGCGCGGCCGCGGCCTGATGATGGGCGTGGAGTTCGTGAAGGACCGGGTCACCAAGGAGCCCTACCACGAGATCATCGACCGCATCACCGAGCGCGCCTTCCACAAGGGGCTGCTGCTTCTGGGCTGCGGCAAGAGCACCTTCCGGCTGGCCCCGCCGCTGGTGCTCGATGCCTACGACGTGGATACCGGGATGGGGATCCTCGAGGCGTGCCTGAAGGAAGAGGACTGA
- a CDS encoding nuclear transport factor 2 family protein has protein sequence MTLVRRAALLAGLLLLSAPLAAQEAPDRDAILAVTRRLFDGMRAGDSAMVRSTFHPKLFLASSFMRQGTATIQVDDGPDGFVKAVGTPHAEVWDERVAHELVYQDGTLAAVWMDYTFYVGDKKSHCGVDAFLIAKEGSEWKIISLADTRRREGCPDL, from the coding sequence ATGACTCTCGTTCGCCGCGCCGCGCTCCTCGCCGGCCTGCTCCTGCTCTCGGCGCCGCTCGCCGCCCAGGAGGCGCCGGACCGCGACGCGATCCTCGCCGTCACCCGCCGCCTCTTCGACGGCATGCGCGCCGGGGACAGCGCCATGGTGCGCTCCACCTTCCACCCGAAGCTGTTCCTCGCCTCTTCCTTCATGCGGCAGGGGACCGCCACCATCCAGGTGGACGACGGCCCCGACGGCTTCGTCAAGGCGGTCGGCACCCCGCACGCCGAGGTGTGGGACGAGCGGGTGGCCCACGAGCTCGTCTACCAGGACGGCACCCTCGCCGCGGTCTGGATGGACTACACCTTCTACGTGGGCGACAAGAAGAGTCACTGCGGGGTGGACGCCTTCCTGATTGCCAAGGAAGGGTCGGAGTGGAAGATCATCTCGCTGGCCGACACCCGCCGTCGGGAAGGCTGCCCCGACCTGTGA
- a CDS encoding amino acid permease, whose translation MDAAPPSPDLKRSLGLRDLVLFNVVAVLSIRWLATSAANGVGALTLWVGAALLFFVPMGLATVELATRFPEEGGIYFWTKRAFGPGHGFLCGWCYWVNNLLYYPSLLLATATIGTYALGEAGVPLQTAWGYLLPATLVLLWLAALLNIVGVGTGKWLQNAGAVAAYLPGVLLVGLAAYVLATRGPANDFSLAALVPRAGKLSDLSLWASIAFAFTGIELCAVMAGEVKDPARTLKRAILVAAPLIAGIYIVGTAAMLILVPAGEINIVSGLLQGIERGVGHAGPLLGILVPAAAISVVLGNLGQVGAWLIGPARIAFMIGLDRYFPPAFGKVHPRWGTPYVAILVEAGVATVLLVVAVMGKGSTVEKAYLVMLDTMILIYFIPFLYLFLSYVKFTGAEPSPTARGPRRWFVGASGIGLTLFGMGLSMVPPAEGSVLAFEAKVVGGALAFVVLGLWLYWRKR comes from the coding sequence GTGGACGCTGCCCCCCCCTCCCCCGACCTCAAGCGCAGCCTCGGCCTGCGCGATCTCGTCCTCTTCAACGTCGTCGCGGTCCTGAGCATCCGCTGGCTGGCCACCTCGGCGGCCAACGGGGTGGGGGCGCTCACCCTCTGGGTCGGCGCCGCGCTGCTCTTCTTCGTGCCGATGGGTCTGGCCACGGTGGAGCTGGCCACCCGGTTCCCGGAAGAGGGCGGCATCTACTTCTGGACCAAGCGCGCCTTCGGGCCGGGGCACGGGTTCCTCTGCGGCTGGTGCTACTGGGTCAACAACCTGCTCTACTACCCGAGCCTGCTGCTGGCCACCGCCACCATCGGCACCTACGCCCTCGGCGAGGCGGGCGTGCCGCTGCAGACGGCGTGGGGTTACCTCCTCCCCGCCACGCTGGTGCTGCTCTGGCTCGCGGCGCTGCTCAACATCGTGGGCGTGGGCACCGGCAAGTGGCTGCAGAATGCCGGCGCGGTGGCCGCCTACCTGCCCGGGGTGCTGTTGGTGGGGCTCGCGGCGTATGTGCTGGCCACGCGTGGTCCGGCCAACGACTTCTCGCTGGCGGCGCTGGTCCCCAGGGCGGGGAAGCTCTCCGACCTGAGCCTGTGGGCGTCGATCGCCTTCGCGTTCACGGGGATCGAGCTCTGCGCCGTGATGGCGGGCGAGGTCAAGGACCCGGCCCGGACCCTCAAGCGCGCCATCCTCGTGGCGGCGCCGCTCATCGCCGGCATCTACATCGTGGGCACCGCCGCCATGCTCATCCTGGTGCCGGCGGGCGAGATCAACATCGTCTCGGGGTTGCTGCAGGGCATCGAGCGGGGGGTGGGGCACGCGGGCCCGCTGCTCGGCATCCTCGTGCCCGCGGCGGCGATCTCGGTGGTGCTCGGCAACCTGGGGCAGGTGGGGGCGTGGCTCATCGGGCCGGCGCGCATCGCGTTCATGATCGGGCTCGATCGCTACTTCCCGCCGGCCTTCGGCAAGGTGCACCCCCGCTGGGGCACGCCCTACGTGGCCATCCTGGTGGAGGCGGGGGTGGCCACGGTGCTGCTGGTGGTGGCCGTCATGGGGAAGGGGTCGACCGTCGAGAAGGCCTACCTGGTCATGCTCGATACCATGATCCTCATCTACTTCATCCCCTTCCTGTACCTCTTCCTGAGCTACGTGAAGTTCACCGGCGCCGAGCCGAGCCCCACCGCCCGCGGCCCGCGGCGCTGGTTCGTCGGCGCCTCGGGGATCGGGCTCACGCTCTTCGGGATGGGGCTCTCGATGGTGCCGCCGGCGGAGGGCAGCGTGCTGGCCTTCGAGGCCAAGGTGGTGGGGGGCGCGCTGGCGTTCGTGGTGCTGGGGCTGTGGCTGTACTGGAGGAAGCGGTAG